The genomic DNA ATAATCTTTTGCCTTCCCCAAACACACACTCCTgtctctcttttatctctctttctctttcccttCAAAGACCTCACAACCTTAGCTTCTTTTGTGTTCTGTCATGGCAACAGAAGAAATGAAactagaaacaaagaaaacagaacagaagCAAAAACAATCCCCTCAAATCAAACAAGACCTTCCTCCTCCGACCATACCACCTCTTCCACTTCCATACAAGGTCTGTTCTTACCCTTACATGCACATAACTGATAACTGTATTATAGTTTCCACAAGTTCTTATACGCGTTCAATTCAAAGTTTTAAAGTTAGAGTTACTTTTGTACTTGTAGTCATGCAGCTTGAAAGTTTCAATTCACTGTGAAGGCTgcaaaagaaaagtgaaaaagatcCTTACTAGCATTGACGGTACATAACTATACATacataaaaatcattattttatatacGTACGTACTTCTTCAATAAATTATACTTGTAATTTTTGGTTACAGGTGTTTATAAAGTGGACATTGATGTGAGCCAACATAAAGTCACAGTAATAGGGATCGTCTCACCGGAGATTCTATTAAAGAAGCTTCACAAGGCTGGTAAAAACGCCGAACTAGTGCCGGAGGAGAAACCCGACCCGGTTGAAAGCAAACCCAAACCCGTCGACAcgaaagagaagaacaagaacaagaagaataagaaagaagaaaaagtgcaAATAACAACCGATGAAGTTACCTCTTCCGTTACTGATAAACCGGAAAAAACCGACGCCGGGGAATGCGATAAACAACTTTCCGAAAAAACCGACGCCAAAGAGTGTGGTTCCGGTGACGGCGGTGAAAATGCTCCGGTTAAAGAGGAGAAAAAAGACGTTGTTAAACAGAAAGATTCTGTCAAGGAAGAATCTCCGTCACCACCGGCGGATTCTCCGGCTCCGGCGGCGGAGAAGAAAGTTGAAGAAACCGGTGGAGCTGGTAATGGCAAAGttggtaaaaagaagaaaaagaaagggcAAAACTTGAGCGCTCCCAACAATCCTACCGGTGGACCTACCCGTAGTCAATCACTTCCTCCTCCCGCTACAGAAGATCACGACCGTTCAATCAATCAGATCAACGTAATACCCAATAACAATCCGCCACGTCACGATATGTATCTTTATCCTGCACCAAACTACTATGCGCCGCAGGTCATGTACGGCGTAAGTTATAACGTTGCTCAACCTCCGTTAAGTGCAGACGCTGCGTCGTATTATACACCTCCACCACCGTATTCGTACGCTTACATGCACAATAGTTATCAACCGTCCGATCAAAACGCGTATCCATCTCGACCGTCAGATTCGTTTGAGTTATTCAGCGACGAGAACCCAAACGGTTGCTTGGTAATGTGATGGCAAATTACCAAAAGGACCTTGAACTCTGCTTATACGCCTCGTATGTCTTAAGGGTGGTTTTGTAATTCGAAGCTTTACACGTGCATGTTAGCTTAATGGTCCTTTTAATGTTGTTGTATCAGTTAGTTCTATAACTATGATTATGTTTAGATAAAGACTAggcttttgtttatttcttttgcagcttttgtttttaatttaataatttagatatccttttaataactttttgcTCTATCT from Camelina sativa cultivar DH55 chromosome 7, Cs, whole genome shotgun sequence includes the following:
- the LOC104701026 gene encoding heavy metal-associated isoprenylated plant protein 3-like, with translation MATEEMKLETKKTEQKQKQSPQIKQDLPPPTIPPLPLPYKSCSLKVSIHCEGCKRKVKKILTSIDGVYKVDIDVSQHKVTVIGIVSPEILLKKLHKAGKNAELVPEEKPDPVESKPKPVDTKEKNKNKKNKKEEKVQITTDEVTSSVTDKPEKTDAGECDKQLSEKTDAKECGSGDGGENAPVKEEKKDVVKQKDSVKEESPSPPADSPAPAAEKKVEETGGAGNGKVGKKKKKKGQNLSAPNNPTGGPTRSQSLPPPATEDHDRSINQINVIPNNNPPRHDMYLYPAPNYYAPQVMYGVSYNVAQPPLSADAASYYTPPPPYSYAYMHNSYQPSDQNAYPSRPSDSFELFSDENPNGCLVM